The Candidatus Methylomirabilota bacterium genome window below encodes:
- a CDS encoding GNAT family N-acetyltransferase: protein YGQRLLAAAEQEARARSCDRLFLDTFSFQAPFFYQRLGYEILHVLDDFPRRPHKLYHLQKALTPAG, encoded by the coding sequence TACGGGCAACGTCTCCTGGCCGCGGCGGAGCAGGAAGCGAGGGCCCGGAGCTGTGACAGGCTCTTCCTCGACACGTTCAGCTTCCAGGCCCCGTTCTTCTACCAGAGGTTGGGCTACGAGATCCTCCACGTCCTGGACGACTTCCCTCGCCGCCCGCACAAGCTGTACCACCTGCAGAAGGCGCTGACACCAGCCGGCTGA